The following proteins are co-located in the Silene latifolia isolate original U9 population chromosome 1, ASM4854445v1, whole genome shotgun sequence genome:
- the LOC141599156 gene encoding uncharacterized protein LOC141599156 translates to MSIQSLDNELGKLKELKAQHIASDVECRRLERELEIKNDELKELIKQLGFSKDAEAKAIKRYDKAMEFNNEVEAKLRESMAQHLPWNTERRRLELKIIELDDLVSELKFSKNAEARAGKKHKQALEYNQEVEAKLEDLRRGFNEEKGNLLGKLTETEAELANLKEKLKGDKVMEIGGNSKADPAFESLINHVKCPLKAVTKCDETAKATALSEEKLVRENTAACDHKSQVRGLKRPRASSVCSTQKNIDDSSSDASDYRQHPQQPKTLIYLKITGNTIAMAVDLSLTVDILKSKIQDISGIAPHKQRLSFVGYPMGEYEDPARTLAQYHIQKESTLECGIYRDRSPVYSSSGDSSSNDSHKQDAEQTKILIFVETICGTSITMRVEPSWTIRKLKSKIEKEFDVLARHQVLVFEGNDKLENSRTLSHYDIRKDSTIYLLACRVD, encoded by the exons ATGAGCATCCAATCTTTAGACAACGAATTGGGGAAATTGAAGGAATTGAAGGCGCAACATATCGCTTCTGATGTTGAGTGTCGTCGATTGGAGAGAGAATTGGAGATCAAAAATGACGAATTGAAAGAGTTAATTAAGCAATTAGGGTTTAGCAAAGACGCCGAAGCGAAGGCGATTAAGAGGTATGATAAAGCCATGGAGTTCAACAACGAGGTGGAAGCGAAATTGCGGGAATCGATGGCGCAGCATTTGCCTTGGAATACTGAGCGTCGTAGATTGGAGTTGAAAATTATCGAATTGGACGATTTAGTATCCGAATTAAAGTTTAGCAAGAATGCCGAGGCGAGGGCGGGGAAGAAGCATAAGCAGGCCTTGGAGTATAATCAGGAGGTGGAGGCGAAACTGGAGGACTTGAGGAGGGGATTTAATGAAGAGAAGGGGAACTTACTGGGAAAATTGACTGAGACGGAGGCGGAATTGGCGAATTTGAAAGAAAAATTGAAAGGAGATAAAGTAATGGAGATTGGTGGGAATTCAAAAGCAG ATCCAGCTTTTGAAAGTCTTATCAATCATGTAAAATGCCCTTTGAAGGCAGTCACGAAATGTGACGAGACTGCTAAAGCGACAGCCCTTTCTGAGGAAAAGCTTGTAAGAGAGAATACAGCAGCTTGCGACCATAAAAGCCAAGTTAGGGGTCTCAAAAGGCCAAGAGCTTCATCCGTGTGTTCTACTCAGAAGAATATTGATGACAGTTCTAGTGATGCAAGCGACTACCGACAACACCCGCAACAACCAAAGACTCTAATCTACCTGAAAATCACCGGCAATACAATAGCCATGGCAGTCGATCTCTCTTTGACCGTCGACATCCTCAAATCCAAGATCCAGGACATATCGGGCATCGCACCACACAAACAACGCCTGAGTTTTGTAGGATATCCGATGGGAGAGTATGAGGACCCCGCCCGCACCCTCGCACAATACCACATCCAGAAAGAGTCCACCCTCGAATGTGGAATATATCGTGATAGAAGTCCTGTTTACAGTTCTAGTGGTGACAGTTCTAGTAATGACAGTCACAAGCAAGACGCAGAACAAACAAAGATACTAATCTTCGTGGAAACCATCTGTGGCACGTCAATAACCATGAGAGTCGAACCCTCTTGGACAATCCGCAAGCTCAAATCAAAGATCGAAAAGGAATTTGATGTCCTAGCACGCCATCAAGTTCTAGTCTTTGAGGGAAATGATAAGCTCGAAAACAGCCGCACCCTCTCCCACTATGACATCCGGAAGGACTCCACCATCTACCTTCTAGCCTGTCGTGTCGACTAA